The Streptomyces sp. NBC_01439 genome contains the following window.
CGGGCCCGGGACGCCGGGGCCATGGCGTACCTCGTGAAGCCGTTCAGCAAGAGCGACGTGGTGCCGGCCATCGAGATGGCCGTCTCCCGCTTCGCGGAGCTGCGCGCCCTGGAGCAGGAGGTCGCCGACCTCTCGCAGCGGCTGGAGACCCGCAAGCTGGTGGACCGGGCGAAGAGCATCCTGCAGACGCAGTACGGGCTGACCGAGCCCGCCGCCTTCCGCTGGATCCAGAAGTCGTCCATGGACCGCCGGATGTCCATGCAGCAGGTCGCCGAGGTGGTCATCGAGGACGCCGAGGCGAAGAAGAAGGAGAGCGGCAAGTAGCCGCCCCCGGACATGCGTGAGGCCCGCCTCCCCCCGAGGGGAGGCGGGCCTCACACGTTGTGTCAGTCCTCGCCGAGGTAGGCCTTGCGGACGTCCTCGTTGTGGAGGAGGTCGCGGCCGGTGCCCGAGAGAACGATCTTGCCGATCTCCATCACGTGCGCGCTGTCGGAGAGCGAGAGCGCCGCCTGGGCGTTCTGCTCGACGAGCAGGATGGTCATGCCCGAAGCCTTGAGCTCCTTGATGGTCGCCATGATCTTCTGCATCATCAGCGGGGACAGGCCCATGGAGGGCTCGTCCAGCATCAGGAGCTTGGGGCGGGACATGAGCGCGCGGCCCATGGCGAGCATCTGCTGCTCACCGCCCGAGAGGGTGCCGGCGGCCTGCTTGCGACGCTCGCCCAGGATGGGGAACATCTCGTAGGCGCGCTGGACGTCCTGCTCGATGCCCTCCTTGTCGGTGCGCAGGAAGGCGCCGAGCTGGAGGTTTTCGGCGATCGTCAGCCGGGGGAAGATGTGGCGTCCCTCGGGGGAGTGGGCGAGGCCCAGGGAGACGATCTTGTGGGCGGGGACGGTGCCGAGGGGCTGGCCGTCGAAGGTGACGCTGCCGCTCTTGGGCTTGATGAGCCCGGAGAGGGTGCGCAGGGTGGTCGTCTTGCCGGCGCCGTTGGTGCCGACGAGGCAGACGATTTCGCCTTCGTTGACTTCGAAGGAGATTCCCTTGACGGCTTCGATCTTGCCGTAGGCGACCTTGAGGTCTTCGACCTTGAGCAGTGCGGTCACTTGGCCTCTCCTTCCGTGCTGGTGGTGCTGGTGGTGCTGTCCGAGTCGGTGTCGGCCGGGGCGTCGGTGTCGCCGTCGGCGTCCGCCTCCGCGTCGGGCGCGGCGTCGGCCTCGGTGGCTTCGGCTTCGACGGCCTCCGTCTCGGCTTCGGCCTCAGCCTCGGCCTCGGCCGGTGCTGCGGCTTCGGCGGCGGCTTCGGCAGCCTCGACCGCGGCGTCGTCGGCGGCGCCCGGGTCGCCCTCGAAGGGCTCGCCGAGGTAGGCGGCGATGACGCGCTCGTCGCCCTGGACCTCGGACGCGGTGCCTTCGATGAGCTTTTCGCCCTGGACGAGGCAGGCGACGCGGTCGCAGAGGTTGAAGATGAAGCGCATGTCGTGCTCGATGACGAGGACGGCGATGCCCATGTCGCGGATGGCGAAGATGAGTTCTTCGGCAGCGCGGGTTTCCTGCGGGTTCATGCCGGCGGTGGGCTCGTCCAGGAGGATGAGGCCGGGGTCGCTGGCGAGGGCGCGGGCGATTTCCAGCTTGCGCTGTTCGCCGTAGGGGAGGTTCTTGGCCAGGTGCTGGGCCTTGTTCTCCAGGCCGATGAACTCGAGGAGTTCCATGGCGCGCGCTTCGCTGGCGGCTTCGGCCTTCTTGAAGCCGGGGCCGCGCAGCAGTGCGGACCAGAGGCCTTCCTTGGTGCGGGTGTGGCGTCCGACGAGGACGTTCTCCAGCACGGTCATGTTGTGGAAGAGCCGGATGTTCTGGAAGGTGCGGGCGATGCCGGCCTCGGTGACCTTGTGGGGCTTGGGAGGCAGGACGGTGCCCTTGTAGCTGACGGATCCCTCGGTGGGGACGTACAGCCCGGTGAGGCAGTTGAAGAAGGTGGTCTTGCCGGCGCCGTTGGGGCCGATGAGTCCGACGATCTCGCCCGAGTTGACCTGGAGGTCGACGTTCTTGACGGCGGTGAGGCCGCCGAAGCGCATCGTGACGCCCTTGGCTTCGAGAACCGTGGTCTTGGTGGTGGTGTCCGTGGTGGTCGTCATGTTGTTCACGCCCCCGCCTTGGCGGTGGCCAGGTCCGCGGGGGCCTGGTCAGCGGTGTCGTCGTGGAACTCGAGCTGCGCGCGCTTGTTGGCGATGAGGCCTTCGGGGCGGAAGCGCATGAGCAGGATGAGGGCGATGCCGAACGCGAGGAGCTGGTAGTCCTGGAGGAAGGCCAGCTTCGCGGGGATCAGGAAGAGCAGTGCGGCGCCGAGGATGGGGCCGCGGATGGTGCCCATGCCGCCGAGGATGACGGCGGCGAGGAGGAACGCGGAGTTCGGCGGGACGGGCCCGGCGAAGACGTAGTTCTCGGGGACCACCGTGCTGTTGACGTGTGCCTGGACGGTGCCGGCGAGGCCGGCGAGGGTGGCACCGAGGGCGAAGGCGATGAGCTTGACCTTGAAGCCGTTGATGCCCATGGCTTCGGCGGCGGTCTCGTCCTCGCGGATGGCGACCCAGGCGCGGCCGATGCGGCTGCTGCCGGCGCGGGCGAAGACCACGACGACGAGGGCCATGACGAGCAGCATCAGGAAGTAGTAGTTGGCGTAGGCGCCGAGGGTGATGCCGCCGACCACGTGGGATTCCCCGAAGTTCCACCCGAAGAGTTCGAGGTGGGGGATGTTGGGGATGCCGTTGGGGCCGTTGGTGATGTCGGGGCCGGAGGTGCCGTCGAGGTTGCCCATGGCGATGCGGAAGATTTCTCCGAAGCCGAGGGTGACGATGGCGAGGTAGTCGCCGCGCAGGCGCAGGGTCGGGGCTCCGATGACCACGCCGAAGATGAGTGAGGCGAGGGCGCCGACGATGACCGCTGCCCAGAAGGGCAGGTGGATGCCGAAGGCGGATGCGGTGCTTCCGGAGACCAGGGCGGCGGCGTAGGCGCCGACGCCGAGGAAGGCGACGTAGCCGAGGTCGAGGAGGCCGGCGAGGCCGACGACGACGTTGAGGCCGAGGGCGACGGTCGCGAAGATCAGGATGTTGACCGCGATCAGCGTGTAGGTGTCGCCGCTCTGCTGGATGAACGGGAAGGCGATGGCGGCGGCCGCGGTGCCGATCAGGGTGACCTGGCGGTACTTGGCGGTGAGGCCGCCGAGGCGGGCGAAGAGGCCGGACTTGTTCAGCGCGAAGGCCGCGAGGCCGACGGTGATCAGGTAGGCGACGAAGAGCTGCGGTTCCTTGTCATCGGTGTCGATGCCGTAGGTGATGACGAAGAGGCCGATGGCGAAGACGGCGGTGATGATGAGGATTTCGGCCCAGGAGGGCAGCTGCTTGGCGGGGGCCGCCTTGCGGGTGTCGTCGGGGAGCTTGTTCACGGCGAGGGCCGGGATGAGCGAGCCGACGAGGGCGACGTAGGCGCCGGGTTCCAGGTTGACGACTCCGCCGAGGACGACGGTGATGGCGATGACCGTGAACCAGGTGGCGGCGAGGTTGCCGAGGGTGAGGAAGAAGAGGGCCTTGCGGGAGCCGTTGGGGGTGAGCCAGCCGAGGCCCTTGACGCCGAGTGCGGAGAGCGCGTGGGCGAG
Protein-coding sequences here:
- a CDS encoding branched-chain amino acid ABC transporter permease → MTTNTTPQTADTVKQGPAPTTLLYAVIAGSLLTIVSAFLAWTWTADFPGDLTYYGSPAGLQYVTLAGAALTLAHALSALGVKGLGWLTPNGSRKALFFLTLGNLAATWFTVIAITVVLGGVVNLEPGAYVALVGSLIPALAVNKLPDDTRKAAPAKQLPSWAEILIITAVFAIGLFVITYGIDTDDKEPQLFVAYLITVGLAAFALNKSGLFARLGGLTAKYRQVTLIGTAAAAIAFPFIQQSGDTYTLIAVNILIFATVALGLNVVVGLAGLLDLGYVAFLGVGAYAAALVSGSTASAFGIHLPFWAAVIVGALASLIFGVVIGAPTLRLRGDYLAIVTLGFGEIFRIAMGNLDGTSGPDITNGPNGIPNIPHLELFGWNFGESHVVGGITLGAYANYYFLMLLVMALVVVVFARAGSSRIGRAWVAIREDETAAEAMGINGFKVKLIAFALGATLAGLAGTVQAHVNSTVVPENYVFAGPVPPNSAFLLAAVILGGMGTIRGPILGAALLFLIPAKLAFLQDYQLLAFGIALILLMRFRPEGLIANKRAQLEFHDDTADQAPADLATAKAGA
- a CDS encoding ABC transporter ATP-binding protein yields the protein MTTTTDTTTKTTVLEAKGVTMRFGGLTAVKNVDLQVNSGEIVGLIGPNGAGKTTFFNCLTGLYVPTEGSVSYKGTVLPPKPHKVTEAGIARTFQNIRLFHNMTVLENVLVGRHTRTKEGLWSALLRGPGFKKAEAASEARAMELLEFIGLENKAQHLAKNLPYGEQRKLEIARALASDPGLILLDEPTAGMNPQETRAAEELIFAIRDMGIAVLVIEHDMRFIFNLCDRVACLVQGEKLIEGTASEVQGDERVIAAYLGEPFEGDPGAADDAAVEAAEAAAEAAAPAEAEAEAEAETEAVEAEATEADAAPDAEADADGDTDAPADTDSDSTTSTTSTEGEAK
- a CDS encoding ABC transporter ATP-binding protein; protein product: MTALLKVEDLKVAYGKIEAVKGISFEVNEGEIVCLVGTNGAGKTTTLRTLSGLIKPKSGSVTFDGQPLGTVPAHKIVSLGLAHSPEGRHIFPRLTIAENLQLGAFLRTDKEGIEQDVQRAYEMFPILGERRKQAAGTLSGGEQQMLAMGRALMSRPKLLMLDEPSMGLSPLMMQKIMATIKELKASGMTILLVEQNAQAALSLSDSAHVMEIGKIVLSGTGRDLLHNEDVRKAYLGED